GGGACCTCAGCTGTCCTCATGCATCTCTTGTCATGGAGTTTTCTGCACAGTGACACAGCTCCATGGAGCCTTCAGTACAAACTTCACTCCTCAGTGTTTCCTAATTGACTCAGTTCTAGAAAGATTGTGAATTTTTAGCCAACTCTTCAACAGCAGTTACAGATGTCATTCTGAGGTAACTATTTTCCCCATATATTAAAATCAACATAATGCAGCATTCTGGATTCCAATCTGCAACGAAGTGCCTAGAAGTTGCAGAAGGAGGGAGCCAGGCTCCTGATCTTTAGCAGAACATCAGCTCTGTTGTGATTTAATTTGCTAAATCAAAGTTGCTCAGAACACAGTTTGTGTTCTATCTGCACACCTCTGTTGCCAGCCCTCCACAGGCAAGAATAACCAGCTCGCTAGCAGAGCTGTAATACCAGTTTTCAGAAAGGCAAACCTACCTGGCACTGAACTTCAGTCTAAGACATTCATATGCCACACAAGCACTGCTGTTCCTAAGccagtaaataaaataacaatttagCAGCTGGATTATTCACAGGCCATTTACAAGCTAAGTTCTCTAGTGCATTGCTTTACTTGGCTGTCCAGTTCTTGTTTTCCTGCATTCAGATGCAACCTGATTCGTAGTCATTGATGATATGGTTGTCATTGTAATGTTCAAGACTGACAACATAATTCAGTTCTAGTAGAAAAAGGGAGGTAAAGTGCATTTTCAGGTTTGCTTCCTTGGTCATTCCTTCTCCACTTCCTAGAGAACAACTTTGCATTGttatattttaaacacttcataTTTCTGTAAGTTCTCTGCTATAAGAGAAGCTTCTTAAATAAACATACTTTAagtttgggggttgtttttttgaaaaaagcttTAAGCATGTCAACCCCATTTCTgtagatgaagaaaaaatacaacatgGATTGATGTGTCAAGGTAAAAGATAACTTACTCTCATTATAGATAATTCACAAAAGCTTTAAAGAATGTTGAAATACATATGTTTTTAGGATCTCCAGCAGTAAGATTTACCTGTAGAGTGGCAAGAAAAGTTGGGGGTGTGCCAAAGGATGCTGACCATGTGCTGCCTGAGACCTGACAAAGTATGTCTGAATCTTTCACCTTATGTAGAAAGGTCTATCAATTTTAGAAACCAAAAGTATTTGCTAGgatacatttcatttttgttgcttACAGCCATTCTATGACAGTCTATCATAAAGGAAAATtggaattaatttcaaaaaacCAGCAAGCTTGAaattgtaacaaaaaaataaaaatcataaacCCAGAAGGATTGGCCTTTAGCTTATGTTAAATTTCAGAGTACACAAAGTCCCCAAAGTTCTTCTTCCTTGAGACTGTCTCACAAACCTCCTGACTTTCCTTTTTTGGGACACCTGATAGTTTTGCTTATGTCATTTTTTGGATGATGTCActatcttaaatattttgtctaAATTTTGTCTGATCTGGGAAGATAATTTAATGGTAAGCAGAAGTGTAGTTGCTTAAGGGAGAAGTTAGTCCAGTCAGATCCATTTGGTCTAAGGAAAGAAAGGCCCTCAGTTGAGAATCTTtattccaaaaaaaccccacctgcTAAAAACTGGAATATAAGTATTTGCTTAGACATATTTCATACATTCACACATTAATGGGACTACTATCAGTCCACACCTAGACATAATGACAAAGCacattttgaaagagaagagtTAGTATCAACAGTTATGGCCTCTATCCCAGAAAGGCTATGAAAGAAATTCTCTACACCTCCTCACACAACTATTCAGCTTTATATTAGTACTCAGATAAAAATAGAAGTGTTTTTACCATATAAAGAAGATAAACTTTTGGACTCAAACTTTACActtcttctggattttttttgaCTGGCCATATGAGCTTTCAggaggctgggcagcaggaTCAGCACGGAGAGGCGCTGGCAGCAGCGGCGTGTACTGGTGCTCAGACACAAAGTGATCCACCAGACGCTGCCTCGTTGCGGCGACTTCTTCCTCGAAAGAGTTTATTACACTTCTGCCAGTTTTGCActtaaaggaaagcaaaaaattgAGACTTTCAGTTGAGCAATTGGGTCTAGTTCAACTATGATCAAAACTTACATCATCAAAACCCACTGATCTGCCACTAATTCTAGCTTAGAAGTCAGCAATATTGCTGTCTGCCTGGTGCAGTGCAGTTGAGCAGATGTTTCATCTGCTTGCAGATGAACTCCTCCACCAGCATTTCCAGTAGGGCTTGGTTACAACTGGGGGGTATGTCTAGTataatttaaaagtacattGTGGACCTACTGTTgagctgtattttaaatcaCGTCATGGAGGGAGACTTAAATTTGATTTCCTTGTCAGTGGGAAGAGGCACAGTGTCGCTTCTCAGGAGGCATTAGGATATTGGTGCTTCAAGATGGCAGTACGCTCAGGACCAGCCCTAGCATGCCACCCTCCAAGCTATTGGTGTCAGTATTCCTAGGGGAAAAGTGTCCCCACTTGAAGCTGCTTCAGGTTTTCTCTGCACATAGAAATAAGCTAATATTTAGGCTAAGGACCCCTTTTGTACTTTGGAACACTGTACTGTTCAGGTTAGATACCAACATCATCTCCTCACTCTTAGTCCACCTGAAGATACAAGACTGCTCCCACTGCAGCACTTGATCccatttttatgtatttgagtCTGCTGCATAAGGACCTTAAATACTTCACCTTGGCAGTCACCAGGTATATTTTCAATACAGAACATTATCAGCAAAGCAAACATCTTATGTGCAAACCTAGCAGGAGGTAAGGTACAGAACCTTTACTGTGCCCCATCAGGAAACTTGGTTCACTTGATTCCTATTGGCCATATGATTAGAGCTCATATATCAAAGATCAGCTGATCTTTGTAAACTAGTTGGAACAGCTCAGTTTTGTGCTTTTGTATGTCAACACTATGGCATGCATGAAATCCCAGAAGTGGGGAAGAGTAAAACTGGGTTAAGtgcaaaacatttgaaataatgGGCTCTGAAGTTTGGAAGCTTAATTAGACTGATTTACATGTAAAACTGAGCATGTGAAGCTATGATCTgacaaaaaaatttctttttcacatgtTGTTCATCCCTTCTGAGAAAGATAAAGAGTTGCTCAGTGTAGAGCTTCCtggattgattgattgattatTGCACCCaagacattttttctgctgtaatgAATTGTTGAAAAAACATGTCTAAATAAAACTGGTTTTCCTTCAAAAGCTGGATGTTAGACTATACTAAAAAGTGGCTAGGTACAAATTTCTTAGCCAATAATACATGCATCCTTACTTCAGAATAAGTCATGTTCTAGCCTTACACAGTCACTCCTTGCCCATGCTTAGAACTCTCAGACAGAGATGGAAGTTCTTGTTTACATTCTAGCTTTGAGCCTTGTATTAAGATTTTTTATTCAACACTTACAAGGAAGGTTCTCAGCCGTGTCATCTCCAGCATATAGTACTCCTCCATTGTCAGGTCATCAAAGGGCTTAGTGAGGGACAAAAAGCCACAGCAGTGACGTTTGGTGTGTTCTTCCCTGCAGGGCAAATACAGAATAAGAACAGATACTAAACCATGAAAGTTGCATTTCAAGAGATGAAGAAATCTGAACAGATAGGTCTGAAGTAGATTTTAGTGGATCTCAATTAAAAGCTAGTTGTGAGCTAAGAAAATACCAGGGAAGATTTAGACTGAGTTTACAATTTTGAGAGAAACTGTTCTACTGTAAATCAAAAGCATTGTCTTTGGAGACAAAATGAAAGAACTATGAAGAATAGTGTGGGGTATAGTTAATAAAGTATTAACTTTTTCAAGGTTATTGGTAAGATAAAATTTCAATAGGCTTCCGTTTGGTGAACTGTTACGGAGAAATTGGTAATTCTGTAACGAGTAAGGGAACGGTGTCAAAGTTAAGTTTGGAGGAATACTTAGAAGGACATTGTCACATCTGTGCTTACCATGGGTCATCATTTGGTTCCCAGCCCTCCAGTTCTATcaagcaaaagaaacattttgccACATCTGGTTCATTTGCGTTTGGACAGTGGACAAAGCCCGCCTTTGCCATCTGCAGGTGACAGTTTAGAAGTTGAGAGCCTCATCCAGCACATGACTCTAAGTTCACATCAGCAGACTGATTCTGAGAGCTTGGTAACAATGTGCCTGTCAGCACAGATCAGGCCGAAAAATAACTTCTACACGTGCAACTTGCAAGAAGGTAAATAAGCAACTAGTAAAAGGAACAAGGAATAGGCTACAAGGAGCAAACAGATTTCAGCGTAGCCTT
This is a stretch of genomic DNA from Apus apus isolate bApuApu2 chromosome 6, bApuApu2.pri.cur, whole genome shotgun sequence. It encodes these proteins:
- the LOC127386707 gene encoding baculoviral IAP repeat-containing protein 5.1-like — its product is MERLLKDLSLASKLLSDFKDMYEYENRLKTFTNWPFTENCKCTPENMAKAGFVHCPNANEPDVAKCFFCLIELEGWEPNDDPWEEHTKRHCCGFLSLTKPFDDLTMEEYYMLEMTRLRTFLCKTGRSVINSFEEEVAATRQRLVDHFVSEHQYTPLLPAPLRADPAAQPPESSYGQSKKIQKKCKV